DNA sequence from the Alteribacter lacisalsi genome:
CGTTTCATCAGATCGTCTCTCGGGTCCTCATCGTCATGAAAGACATCCTCATCTTCGTAAACCTCTTCCTGCCTTGGTAGAAGCAGGCTGCTTTTCATCTCAAGCAGGGAGGCAGCCATCACCAGATATTCACTGGCAATATCAAGCTGGAGAACTTTCATCGTATGCACGTAATTCATATACTGGTCCGTGATTTCAGCTACTGGAATATCGTGAAGGTCAAGATCATTTTTCTGTATCAGGTGGAGCAGAAGATCAAGCGGTCCTTCAAATGCCTGCAGTTTGACGCTGTAATGCATGTCTTTTTCACCCAGTTCCTTCATATCTTCAAGCATTATATCACAGGTTTCACCCTACTGGCTGAGTGTTAAAGAAAAATCATCCTGATAAAAAATGTGTTAAAGTAGAAAACGAGATCATATGCGGAAACAGGGAGGGATGTTTGATGCAATATCCGGAGGAATACAAAGAATATCTGGTTTATTTTCAGGCAGAACGAGATCTGTTTGAATGTCACGAGGTAATGGAGGAAAAATGGAAGGAAGACCGCCAGGATCACTGGCTTGCTCTGATTCAGCTCGCCGTTTCTCTCTATCATCACCGTCAGGGGAATTTCCCGGGGGCTGTACGACTTCTGAAAAAAGTGATTGTGACTGCTGAACAGAAACCGGCTGTTTTCCGGTCCCTGGGCATTGATACAGACAAATGGCTGAACCTGATGAGAGAAAGGCTTGCCGTACTGAAAAAAAGAGAAGGCTACACATCCTTTAACCTGCCCTTCTCCGATGCAGGACTTGAACAGGATCTCATGTCCAAAAGCAGGAAAGAAGGCTTTTTGTGGGGCGAACCTGAAACTGCTGATAATAAAAATCTGGTATATAAACATAAACTGAGAGACCGTTCGGACGTTATCGAAGCCCGCAGAAAGAGCCTCATAAAAAAAAGAAAAGAAAGGGAGGCCAATTAGCCTTCCTTTCTTTTTACTATTCCTTAGGCTCTGTTAAAGTCTGTTGTTAATTTCACTCACTGCGCTCCCTTTCCGCGGGCACCGCTACAGCCTCCTCGGGAACCATGCTTCTTTCTCTGCTCGTCCCTGCGGGGTCTTCAGCCGGCGCTGTTCCGAGCGTCGCGCGTACGCTTCAATCAACAAGAGAAATATCAACATCAAGCTTTAAAATAGCCTTGCCTTAAAACACGCCCTGCTGTCAGGTTTCGGAACCTTCATAACACGACTCAATAAATGCTGTGGTGGATTTTGTGGCACATAACGTTTCCTTGAGCTCGCTTCCGAGTGCGAGAACCATTTTTCTGCCGATCCCTTCTGCGCGGTAGGACGGGTTGATCGCCAGATGATGCAGATAGGCCCGATTCCCGTCCCGCTCGATTCCCATTACGCCGACGATGGTATCCTCTTCTTTCCAGAAAAACAGCTGCCAGTCTGGGTCTTCCCTGTAATGTTTCATCGTATTCTGGAGCTTTTTCACTTTCTTTTCTCCAGGCATATAGGACAGCAGCCCCATAGCAATTTTTTCACAGTCTTGATGATACGGAATGATCATAAAGTTCCCTTCTTTTCTTACTGGTCAAGTGTTTTAGCAAGGCTGGCCATTTCAATGGCTGCGACAGCTACCTCGCCGCCTTTGTTCCCTGCTTTGGTTCCGGCACGCTCGATTGCCTGCTCAATGGTTTCTGTCGTGAGGACACCGAAGATAACCGGAATGCCGCTGGACATCGCTGCTGCCGATACACCTTTGGCCGCCTCTGAGCAGACATAATCAAAGTGAGGTGTCGAACCTCTAATAACTGTACCAAGGGTCACCACCGCATCGTACTTGCCGGATTCGGCCATTTTTTTTGCGATCAGAGGAATTTCAAATGCTCCCGGTACCCACGCAAGATCAACATCATCCTCGTTAACCCCGTGGCGTCTGAGAGCGTCCTGGGCTCCCCCCACAAGCTTACCTGTAATAAATTCGTTAAACCTCGCTGCAACAATCCCTACTTTCAGTCCTGTCCCTACAAGTTGTCCTTCATATACGTTTCCCATTCCTGATTCCTCCCTGAAATGTATTTTCATCTGTTTTAGTATGAATTATTTCTGCATGTACTAAAAGTGAAGCATATGGCCGAGCTTGTCTTTTTTCGCCTTCAGATATCGTTCGTTTGCTTTTTTATGAGGAAGCTGCAGCGGTACCCGGTCTGTTACTTCCAGATCGTAGCCTTTGAGCCCCGTTATTTTTCTCGGGTTGTTCGTAAGAAGTCTCATCTTGCTTACACCGATATCCCTGAGGATCTGAGCACCGATTCCATAGTCCCGCAGATCAGGAGCAAATCCGAGCTTCGTGTTCGCCTCGACAGTATCAAGACCTTCTTCCTGGAGC
Encoded proteins:
- a CDS encoding DUF309 domain-containing protein — encoded protein: MQYPEEYKEYLVYFQAERDLFECHEVMEEKWKEDRQDHWLALIQLAVSLYHHRQGNFPGAVRLLKKVIVTAEQKPAVFRSLGIDTDKWLNLMRERLAVLKKREGYTSFNLPFSDAGLEQDLMSKSRKEGFLWGEPETADNKNLVYKHKLRDRSDVIEARRKSLIKKRKEREAN
- a CDS encoding GNAT family N-acetyltransferase, whose amino-acid sequence is MIIPYHQDCEKIAMGLLSYMPGEKKVKKLQNTMKHYREDPDWQLFFWKEEDTIVGVMGIERDGNRAYLHHLAINPSYRAEGIGRKMVLALGSELKETLCATKSTTAFIESCYEGSET
- the ribH gene encoding 6,7-dimethyl-8-ribityllumazine synthase; this encodes MGNVYEGQLVGTGLKVGIVAARFNEFITGKLVGGAQDALRRHGVNEDDVDLAWVPGAFEIPLIAKKMAESGKYDAVVTLGTVIRGSTPHFDYVCSEAAKGVSAAAMSSGIPVIFGVLTTETIEQAIERAGTKAGNKGGEVAVAAIEMASLAKTLDQ